In Phycisphaerae bacterium RAS2, the DNA window GTCGGCGTCGCGCGGCCCGCCTGAATAAGCGAATCCACCAGCGCCGCCCCGCCTTTCTTCTCGGCCGAAAGGAACCCCGCCACACCGGTCGACACTTCCGCCCCGCTCGTCTGCAACTGATCCCGCTGCGCCTGGCCCACCACGCGCAGGAAAAACGCCTCCAGCCGATCGGTCGGATGCTCCACCGCCACCACTTCGCTGCCGGCCGCCGTCACGACCGAGCGAACCTGCGCGATGGTCTTCTCATCCAACTGGCGCGCGACGATCTGGGTCACCTCGCGCCGCTCAAGCAGTTCATTCACCGGCCCCAGCGCGCGACGCTTGCCGCCGTACATGATGCAAACGCGATCGCAAACGTCTTCCACGTCGGCCAGCAGGTGACTGCATAGCAGCACGGTCTTTCCGTGTTCGGCCAGCGCCTTGATGACATCCTTGATCTGACTGGTGCCGACGGGATCCAGGCCGGTCGTCGGCTCATCGAGAATCAGGAGGTCAGGGTCGTTGATCAGCGCCTGGGCGAGGCCGATGCGCCGGGCCATGCCCTTTGAATACGTTCCGACGGTTCGGCGGCCCGCGCGGCGCAGGCCCACCATCTCGATCAGCTGCTCGGTGCGACGGCGGCGCTCGTGCCGATCCAGCTTGAACAATCGCCCGTAGTAGTCGAGCGTCTCATACGCGTTGAGAAAGCGATACAGGTACGATTCCTCGGGCATGAACCCAATACGGGATTTCACCGCCGTGTCGGTCGGCGGTCGGCCGAAGACGCGGGCCGCCCCGGTCGTGGGGTACAGCAGGCCGAGCAGCATCTTGATGGTTGTCGATTTACCGGAGCCGTTCGGCCCGAGCAGCCCGAACACTTCGCCCGGCTGAATCTCCATGTCGAGGTGGTCGACGGCCAGCACCTTGTCCCGCCCCCAGAAGTCCTGAAAGACCTTGGTCAGCGACAGGCACTGAACGACGGGCGGCGCAGTGGACGGGGATTGGCTCATTGGATCCGTTTGGGCGCTTCGAAGGGCTTGGGGGTCTCTTCGCTGTGTCGCTTCTTTTCGTCAGGCTTCTGCAGCGGAGGCCTCGCGATCTGCAGCCAGAATCGGTCCCCCGTTCGCGGGACAAACGTCTTGAGAATCTTCTCGTTGTTCATCGCCGCCGCGAACGTCTCGTCGTACATGCGAGACATGAAAATATCCGGGTTGCGAAGGTACTCCGGCAGCAGGGCCGTGTACTGATTGAACTCGCCCTCGGCTTCTTTCACGATCTGATCGCGACGCACCTCGGCGTTACGGATGACTTCCTGCACCTGGCCGCTGGCCGCGTGCATCATCTGCTCCGTTGCCGACCGCGCCGCCGCGAGTTCATCCGACATCGGCCCGGTCGTGTCGGTCGAAGCCTGCTTGAGCATCAACTGAAACTCTTTGTTTACCTGCTCCGCCAGCGGTGCGTAGTTCGGGCCAGCCGTCTGGAAAAGCTTCGACTGCGCATCGGCTTCGGCCTTTTTGATCGCCACGGCCATCTGCGACTGCGCCGAGAGGACCAGGTCGAAAACTTCCTGCGTTTGCCGCGGCGGGAGAATCGCCTCGACCGTGCCGGTCTTCGGTGCGAGCACGCCCGTCGCCGGATCGAGCGACAGCCCCAGCGGCATCCCGGCCTGCTCGTACTCGCGGAACTTGCCGAGCAACCGCAGCGCCACGGCCTCGAGAAACTCGTTCTGCTTCGTGCCGCGAATGTCCAGCGCGCCGCGCTGGGCAGCCGTCTCGATCACCGCGTCGCGCACGAGGCTCGTGAGCAGCGTGTACTCCGGATAAAGCCGATAGGGATACGACCGCACGTCGGCGGCAGGGTCGGGCGCGGGTTTGATGTTCGTCAGGTAGGCAACCGCGTCGGCGACTTTGTACTTGATGATCAGCGAGGCATGAAGGATGTTCACGTCGCCGGTGATCAGATAATCATCGCGGTCGGGGCTAAGCGTGCCGTATTTGTAGCCCTTGATGCCGCCGGTCCTTTCTTCGTCCGACAACTGGAACATGAACTCAACCGGCAGCTCGCGCTCGTTGACCGCGACCGTCTCGAAGCGCTCAAACGGGTACGGCCAGGACCAGTGCCACCCTGGCGGCAGCACGGGGTTCTGGCTCATGTCGTCCTTCGATGCGCCGACGATCCGCCCGTAGCGCAGCTTCAGGCCGACCTCGTTGGGCTGCACCGTCGAAAAGCCGCTAAGAAAGTAAACGACGACCAGCACCAGCATCAGCAGCTTCAGGATGCTGAAGCTCTTGCGCAGCGCATCGGCCAGCGATTGATTCGCCAGGTCGAGATCGCCGTCGGGCAGCACCTTGAGCGGACCGTATCCGCCCGCGGCCCCAGCGCCGTGGTCGTGATCGTGCCCATGAGAATGATCGTGATGTCCGCTGCTCATGGGCGATGCCTCGGCTTCTCGATGGGCGTGCGATCACCGGCCGGATGATTCATCGCGGCGCGGTCGGGTTCGTCCGCATCCGCTGCGCCGACCTGGTTCGACCCCACGACACCGCGCACCGCCTTGGTTGCGTCGCGCAGCAGTTTGAACAACTCGATCACGTCGGCATCGAGCACGAGCGTCGTCTGGCCGGCCAGCACCTTGAGCAGTGTTTCGCGCTTCTTGAGGAAATCGCTCAAGGCGCGGTTCTTGTCGAACTCCTTGTAATACTTCGCCGCCTCGGCTTCGCCCTTGCCCTCGATCGACTTCGCATACGCCGCGGCGCGGGCCAGGATCTTGTTGGAAATCTCTTCGGCGGTGACGCGAACCTCCCGCGCCTTCGCGTCGCCCTCGGCCGACAGCTCCTTGATCGTCTTGGTGCGGTCTTCCTTCATGCGGTTGAAGACTTCGCCCGTCACCGACTCCGGAATGCCCAACCGCTTGATGCCGACGCTCACCACCTCGATCCCGTAATTGTCCCGCGCCGGCTGCTTGATGCCCTCGAGAAACTCCTTCTCGATCTGCGCGAACTTCATCTCGTCGGGATTCACATTCACGAGGTGACTCAACGGGTGCCCGCGCAGGACGATCGAAACGCGATTCTCGAGCATGTCCCGAATCTTCACGCCGGCCGTGTCCTCGCGGCCCACGGCCTTGAGGAATTGCTTCCCATCGCGGATTCGCCACGTCGCGTAGGCCGTCAGCACGACCGTCTTCTGATCTTCCGTGCCGATCTGGCGAAACTCGGTCTCAAAACTCCGCAGGCGCGTGTCGTAGCGATGCACCGCCTCGAACGGCCACGGCAGCTTGAAATGCAGCCCGGCCTGCTCGGCGGGGATGACTTCCTTGATCTGGTCGAATCGCGTGACGACGGCCGTCTCCGTGAAGCGAACCTGAAACGCGCACATCATGAGACAGATGACGGCCAACAGAATCGCCGCGACAAAGAGTGTGGATACTTTCGGTGACATAGTTTGTTTCCAGCAGGGGTCGGATGGCGGTTAGTGCATCGCAATGCGGATTGGTGGATACTGCCCACCCTACGCCGTTTCCCTGCTCCCTGTTCTCTGTTCCCTTGCCTTTATGCCTTCTTGCCTTCGTTTCGACCTTTCGACTTTTTGACGTTTCGACGTTTCGCCTAGTCCCCCTTCGCCTCGCTCGCAGCCAATTCGGCACCGAGCGCTTCGAATCCGACAGGCGGCTTGAGATCCAAGTCGTACACCACCTTTTCCGGATCATCGAGGAGAATCACGTACTTGCGGACGCCCTCCAGCCCTTCCTCGAGCATTCGAAGATACGAACGAAGCATGTACGTGTAAGGCGACGACTCAAACGCGGCCAGGTGCAACCGGTAGTACTCCGCATCCGACTTCTCGCGGAACACGCGGTTCATGGTCGTCATCTGGGCCATCGCCACGACTTCGCGCGCCGTGCCGCCGGCCACTTCGCGCAGCATGCGCTCCACCTGCTCGGCGGACGCTGACACATTCGCGGCATTCGCCTGCCGCGCCGCGTCTTCCGATTGAATCGCATCGAATATCTCCTGCCAGCGCGGTCCGGCCGCCAGCATCTTCGTCGCCGTCGCTTCCCCTTCGGCCTTGCGGATCGCCGCCTCGCGCTTCTCGAACGCGCTGACCACGTCCTCATACGTCTTGGCCACTTCCTGATCCGGCGGCGGATGCACGCCACCGATGCCGACGTACACCACCTGCACGCCCAGCCCCTCGCCGTCGTCACCCGCCTCATCGCACGCGCGCTGCAACCCCTCATGCAGGTGCGCCGCCGCGTCCAGGCCGCCCTTGCCGAGCAGGTCCAGAATGTCCGCACCGGCCGCGTAACGCGTCAACTCGCGAAACGCCAGCGACTCCACGATCTTCGCGACATCGTTCGACTGCGCGTGATACCGAATCACTTCCGTGTCGGCGTCCTTCACACGCCACTGCACCGGCATGTTCATGCTGACGAGATTAATCGGTGTCTTTGACGCAGCCGACGCCGCCCGATCCGCCACGAGCAACTGATACTCTTTCTTGTAATGCTTCCTGGTCCAGAGAATCGGCTGACCGGCCAGACTCCTCTCCGTGTCGGCATCCATCTCGTAGCCGATCTCCAACCGCTGTACGCGCTCAACGGGAATCAGCGTCGCGCGATCCAGCGGCCACGGCCATGTCAGATGCACACCCGGCTTGGCCGTCGTCGTCGGTCGCCGACCCAGTCGCTCAATCACCGCCTGATGACCCGGTGGCACGACCACGATGCACGTGACCGCCATGATGACTGCCGCCTGAACCAGCAGCAGCGGCACGACCACGCGCCCCATCAACTTGTAGAACCAAGTCTCGCTGACTTTGAAGCCGAATTGATAGTCAATCGTGCGCGAAATGTTTCGCACGATGCCGCCCGGCTCGCTGAACATCCCCAGGAGTCGGCTGTCGTAAAACGGCCGCTGCTCCTGACCCGGCGTGCGCGGGCGATAGAAGTCCAGAATGAAGTTCACCACCGTCTCGACTGCCAGCAGGGCCAGCAGGAAGCCGATTCCGATGCCGACAAAGTAGTCGGCCGTCTCGATGCCGATGAGATTGAGCAGAATTCCAATCGAGGCCGCGAAGCAAACAACGCACGCGCCGAACATGAAGTTGCCGCCGGCGCGCAAATGCGAATAGCCCGCCACCCGGCTCATGCCCAGGGCGTAACGGCTCATCATGAAGCAGACGAATGCGAGGCCGCCGGTGAAGAAGATCAGCACCCGGTCATTGATGATCGGTCCGCCGACGTTGCCGGCGATCGGTGGAAACTGAAACTTCCACGGGAGAATGAGAATCGCCGCTGCCAAGCTTGCCGCCGCGGTGATCAGCGCGATCGTGGGAACAAGGTAGCGCTCGATCGCCCGGAGCCGCCGGCCCATGGCCAGCTTTTCCATCTGATCGGTGTCTTCGTCGTCGAAGATCGTCTGGGCGCCGCCGAGCTTTTCCTGCCGTTGGCGCTCCAGCTCCGCCAGTTCGAGCTTCTCGTCCTCCAGCAACCTCTGCTGGTGGATTTGGACCCAGCAGAGGACCCAAACGCCGATTGTACAGAAGACCTGAAATGCCGCGGCCCAGACGGTTATGGAACTGCCGCGGGTCCACACCCCGAGGATGCCCAGGACCACGGACGCCACGAGCGCCAGCACGGCCCCCAGCAAGGCGACGGTTTCTCCACGTCGATCGGTCGATTGCATGAACTTGATCCGTAAAGGCAGTCGTCAGGCGGTGCGACAGGAACGCACCCTACGGCTGGTAATGGCGTAAGGCATTGGGCTTAAGGCTTAAGCCGCGCGGATCGCCGCAACGCCGGTCGCTATTGTAGGGGCCTCACGCCCTGTGCCAAGTCGGGCAAAAAGCAGGAAGCCGCATGCTTAAGAGCCTTTGGCTGTGAGCCTTGAGCCAATCCGATGGTGCGTCGAGTCGAAGATCCGCCGTGGCGGAGACGCACCCTACGCTTAGATCCCAATTCCCTGTTCCCTCTTCTCCAGTTCCCTTTTCACCGCTCCCCTGCTCTCGCGCGTCCGGCCTGTCAATCTTCCGCCGAACTATTCTGTCATTCCCACCGTCCTTGACCATGCACGCGCGTCAACGTATCTATGCGGGACAGGAGCCATTGGCCCTGATTGGTGGGCAGTGCCCACCCTACGGCTGATCGGTGGGCAAACCCCACCCTACGACTGACCACTAACCACTAACCACTGACCACTGATCCCAATGACCCAACTTCTCGGCGTTGCCAAGAACTCCTATCTTCAGACCCTCCGACAGCCGGTCTATGGGATCATTGTGCTCGTCACGCTGGGTGGGCTGGCCATCGCCCCGACCGTTACCGGCTGGACCCTCGACGATGACAACAAGATGCTGCGTGACCTGGGGCTTTCTACGCTGCTCATCCAGGGTTTGTTCTTGGCATGTTTCGCGGCGTCCAGCGTCCTGAACAACGAAATCGACGACAAGACCGTCCTTTCCGTCGCCGCGAAGCCCGTGGCGCGATCCGTTTTTCTCTCCGGCAAGCTGTTCGGCGTCTTCGGGGCCATCGCCACCGCCCACTATCTCGCAGGGCTGGTTCTCTACATGGTCATTCGCCATGGCGTGCTTCAGGCCGCCTATGAGAAATCCGACCTCACCGTGATCTTACTGGGGTTGATTCCGCTCGCGTCGATGCTGATCTTCGGCGCCGTGCTGAACTATTTGTTCGATTGGCGGTACCTCCCCACCGTGGTGATGCTTTTCCTGATCACCGGCTCCATCTCAACGCTGGTCCTGCTCGCCATCGACCGCGACTGGAAAATCCAGGCCTACGAAGTCGTTCAGATTGTCGATCCGCTTCCGCAGGAGATCGGCGACCCGGCGCTGTTTCGCGGCATCGTCGAGTTTCGCCCTGACGCCGGGCAGGCCCATCTCACCGGCCACAAAGGCGTCATCGTTCGCAAGATTTGGAAAGGCCCGATAACCGAACAGGACCTTGAATACCTCATGGGGCTTTCTCCAAGCATCGTGTGGAAGAACAACTGCCGATTTCTTGCTGACAAAGCACGCGAGCTGCAGGGAAGCGAGGTATTCAAATCCGCGGTTCTTATCCTCGGCGCGCTCGGTTTGCTCACCGCCATCGCCCTGGCTGCTTCGACCCGGCTCGGGCTGATGTCAACGTTTTTGATCTGCCTTGCGGCCGTGGGAATCGGGTTGACGGTCGATCACATCATTCGCCCCATTGCGGACGCCGGCGCGACGTGGGCGCGAATTGCCGCCAATGCCCTGCCGAACTTTCAGATGTTCTGGATGGTAGATGCCTTGGCGGATGATCGCGTGATCCCGTGGAGCTACGTCGGCTCGGCGATGGGTTACTGCGCCGTCTACTCGCTGGGCCTGCTACTGCTGGGCATCGCACTGTTTGAGACGCGAGAAGTGGGATAGAATTGATCGTCGAAACGTCGGCACGGAGGCACGGAGAGACTGGGGAACAGGGAATTGGGATCTAAGCGTAGGATGCGTCCACGACGCACCAGCGGATTGGCTCAAGGCTCAAAGCTCACGGCTAAAGGCTCTTTTTCAACATGGCTCATCAAATCATCGGCGTCGGCGCGGCGGAGGCGGAACACTACGCCCACCATCACGACCACAAACACGATCACGGTCACGACCACAGCCATTTCCACGAACACGCCAGTTCGGCTGCGAACGCCGCCCGCTCGGCGACCTTCTGGCTCTTCCTCACCTTTGCCGGCGGCATCCTCGTCCTGACCAGCTACTACATCCAGTGGTTCAGCCCCGTCATTGAGACGGTTGACGAATTAGGCCGCGTCACGGAAACCTATCAATACCAGTTCCACATGGATCTTGTCGCCGCTGTCGGCGCGCTGCTCCTGGCCTTTCGCATCATCGGCTACGCCCTGCGAAACCTGCTAAGCGGCCACATGCACATGGACGAACTAGTCGCCCTCGCCATCGTCGCCAGCATCGGCATCGGCGACTATCGCGCAGCCGGCGTCATCGGTTTCTTTCTCCTGCTTTCCGAGATCGTCGAGACGCGCACCGCCATCGGCGCGCGGGCCAGCATCGAGGAGTTGATTCGCCTCACCCCCAAGACGGCCCGCCTCATCACGCCGCAGGGCGAGCGCGAAGTCGAGGCCGTCTCGCTTCAAAAGGGCCAGCGCGTGCGCGTTCTGCCCGGTGACAACGTGCCCGCCGACGGCGTCGTCGTCTCCGGCGAATCAACCATCAACCAGGCGAACATCACCGGCGAATCGCTTCCGGTGGACAAGCACCCCGGCGATCCGGTCTTTTCCGGCACGTCCAATCTCA includes these proteins:
- the hflC gene encoding Modulator of FtsH protease HflC produces the protein MSPKVSTLFVAAILLAVICLMMCAFQVRFTETAVVTRFDQIKEVIPAEQAGLHFKLPWPFEAVHRYDTRLRSFETEFRQIGTEDQKTVVLTAYATWRIRDGKQFLKAVGREDTAGVKIRDMLENRVSIVLRGHPLSHLVNVNPDEMKFAQIEKEFLEGIKQPARDNYGIEVVSVGIKRLGIPESVTGEVFNRMKEDRTKTIKELSAEGDAKAREVRVTAEEISNKILARAAAYAKSIEGKGEAEAAKYYKEFDKNRALSDFLKKRETLLKVLAGQTTLVLDADVIELFKLLRDATKAVRGVVGSNQVGAADADEPDRAAMNHPAGDRTPIEKPRHRP
- the yxlF_5 gene encoding putative ABC transporter ATP-binding protein YxlF, with the protein product MSQSPSTAPPVVQCLSLTKVFQDFWGRDKVLAVDHLDMEIQPGEVFGLLGPNGSGKSTTIKMLLGLLYPTTGAARVFGRPPTDTAVKSRIGFMPEESYLYRFLNAYETLDYYGRLFKLDRHERRRRTEQLIEMVGLRRAGRRTVGTYSKGMARRIGLAQALINDPDLLILDEPTTGLDPVGTSQIKDVIKALAEHGKTVLLCSHLLADVEDVCDRVCIMYGGKRRALGPVNELLERREVTQIVARQLDEKTIAQVRSVVTAAGSEVVAVEHPTDRLEAFFLRVVGQAQRDQLQTSGAEVSTGVAGFLSAEKKGGAALVDSLIQAGRATPTEGMPHVATEPVEALPAPRADVLADLTSKGKPQTTPVEPAPPPSHSADSKPDRSVLDRLTKRKDGP
- a CDS encoding SPFH domain / Band 7 family protein yields the protein MLGAVLALVASVVLGILGVWTRGSSITVWAAAFQVFCTIGVWVLCWVQIHQQRLLEDEKLELAELERQRQEKLGGAQTIFDDEDTDQMEKLAMGRRLRAIERYLVPTIALITAAASLAAAILILPWKFQFPPIAGNVGGPIINDRVLIFFTGGLAFVCFMMSRYALGMSRVAGYSHLRAGGNFMFGACVVCFAASIGILLNLIGIETADYFVGIGIGFLLALLAVETVVNFILDFYRPRTPGQEQRPFYDSRLLGMFSEPGGIVRNISRTIDYQFGFKVSETWFYKLMGRVVVPLLLVQAAVIMAVTCIVVVPPGHQAVIERLGRRPTTTAKPGVHLTWPWPLDRATLIPVERVQRLEIGYEMDADTERSLAGQPILWTRKHYKKEYQLLVADRAASAASKTPINLVSMNMPVQWRVKDADTEVIRYHAQSNDVAKIVESLAFRELTRYAAGADILDLLGKGGLDAAAHLHEGLQRACDEAGDDGEGLGVQVVYVGIGGVHPPPDQEVAKTYEDVVSAFEKREAAIRKAEGEATATKMLAAGPRWQEIFDAIQSEDAARQANAANVSASAEQVERMLREVAGGTAREVVAMAQMTTMNRVFREKSDAEYYRLHLAAFESSPYTYMLRSYLRMLEEGLEGVRKYVILLDDPEKVVYDLDLKPPVGFEALGAELAASEAKGD
- a CDS encoding FtsH protease regulator HflK yields the protein MSSGHHDHSHGHDHDHGAGAAGGYGPLKVLPDGDLDLANQSLADALRKSFSILKLLMLVLVVVYFLSGFSTVQPNEVGLKLRYGRIVGASKDDMSQNPVLPPGWHWSWPYPFERFETVAVNERELPVEFMFQLSDEERTGGIKGYKYGTLSPDRDDYLITGDVNILHASLIIKYKVADAVAYLTNIKPAPDPAADVRSYPYRLYPEYTLLTSLVRDAVIETAAQRGALDIRGTKQNEFLEAVALRLLGKFREYEQAGMPLGLSLDPATGVLAPKTGTVEAILPPRQTQEVFDLVLSAQSQMAVAIKKAEADAQSKLFQTAGPNYAPLAEQVNKEFQLMLKQASTDTTGPMSDELAAARSATEQMMHAASGQVQEVIRNAEVRRDQIVKEAEGEFNQYTALLPEYLRNPDIFMSRMYDETFAAAMNNEKILKTFVPRTGDRFWLQIARPPLQKPDEKKRHSEETPKPFEAPKRIQ